The window CAGTTCCTCCTCGAAGCGCGTACACGATGGGGGCACAACGGATTCCTTTCTGCACAGAAGTATTGGAATACCGTTTCCTATAGTTTTATTCTCCCGTGATAGGGAGACACTCTCATGGGATCTACACCAATAGAAACATTGATTCCCGACACTGTTACATTTCGGAAATGCAGACTGGAAGCCGTGATTCGGCTCTTAAGGGACTAATCGCGCTACATGTAGGGCAAGCGCTGAGGATTTGTTTGAAATAACTCTATTCGCTGTCTTCATCGGTACTGTTGGGGGGAAGATTAGCAACGATAACAACTGTAATATTATCTCGTCCACCTTTATCTTTCGCAGCATTGACGAGGGTGGCGGCGGCCTTATCGCAGGCTCGAATGGTTTTCAGATGATGCGAAATCAATAAGTCTGATAGTTCTTCCGTCAACCCATCACTACACAACAACAGGCGATCGCTTCCCTGCACGTCAAAAGCCTGCACGTCCACATGGCGGATGTCTTCCCGTCCCAGGCATTTCCACAAAATATGCCGCCACGGATGAATCCGGGCCTGGGCGGGCGTAATCTCCCCAGCCTTCAGTGCCCGCGATACCCAGGTGTGGTCTTCGGTAATTTGCTGAAGCTTTGCGCCTCGCAGGCGATACAGCCGCGAATCCCCAATGTGGGCGCACCAAGACTGGCTTTCCCGAAACATTACCACAACGACCGTTGTGCCCATGTCTCCCCGCTCAGGATGGCTGGCCTGATCCTGCAAAATAGCGCGATTTGCGGCCAAGATCGCCGCCTCCAAAATCTGGGGCGAGGCCGAACTGCGCTCCCAATGGCTATCTAGATAGGTACGGATTTCATCGGTGGCAATGCGGCTTGCTTCCTGTCCTCCGGCATGACCGCCCATGCCATCCGCCACAATGAAGAAGCGTCCTTCCGGATCAAGGTAATAGGAGTCCTGGTTGACAGAGCGGACTAATCCAGGATCAGTGAGACCCGAAAACACCCGTTTCATAGTGCGATCGCTAACCTATCAAAGCCGTGCTTAAAACATCTTTTCGTAGCGATCCAGGCGAATCAAAAGCCGAATCAGTGCTACACCTGCCGCTACTGCTGCCGCTGCTGCCACAATAGCCAACCAGATATACTGATTGACTAACAAAATAGTAGCGGATAGCGTAAATCCTGCAACTAAAAGCGCATAGTTTGTTCCGAGGCTGACATTGCTCATGCGGCGCAAAATGCGATCGGTCTCCGTGGCCCGTACCCGCATGCGAATGTCGCCTTGCTCTAGCTTTTCTAGCGTATCTTCGATGCGGCGCGGCAAACTCAGAGCCGATGTGCTGACCTGAGCCGCCTGACGACCCAACTCATTCAAAAGACTGCCAGAGGAGGAATTAGGGGATGAACTTCCGTTTGTCATAATTTGCATTGCGAAGGGTTTGGCCACTTCCATAAAGTTAAAATCTGGATCTAGTCCTTTTCCGACACCTTCCAGGGTCGAGAAAGCGCGCATCACAAAGGTAAAAGTCGCTGGAAATCGAAAGGGTTGCCCGTAGGCAATTTCGTACAAGTCGTCACTAATGGCAGCTACCGACTGGGTTTCAAACGGCTGATCCATAAAGTTGTCTAGCATGTACTGGATTGATCGCCGTACAGGCCCCATATCCTCGGCTGGCGCAAGCGCTCCCAGAGCAACTAAGGAATCCACAACTTGGCTCGCGTTCTTTTGGGCAATACCAAAGAAAGTTTGCATCAGCTTTTCGCGAGTCGCCGTTTGTACCCGACCCATCATGCCAAAGTCGTAAAAAATCAGCGATCCGTCTGAACTGACAGCAATGTTCCCAGGATGCGGATCGGCATGGAAGAAGCCGTTATTAAGAAGCTGGTGTAGGTAGGCTCGTGCGCCCAGTTGCGCTAACCGTTTCCGATCCAGTCCAGCCGTTTCCAACGCTTCGTAATGGCTAATCTTGATGCCAGGGAGGTATTCCAACGTCAACACTCGCGGCGACGAGTAGCGCCAATAGACGCGCGGCACGTTGACCCAGTCCTCGCCTCGGAAGTTGCGGCGGAAGGTATCCGCGTTGCGACCTTCGTT of the Synechococcales cyanobacterium T60_A2020_003 genome contains:
- a CDS encoding Stp1/IreP family PP2C-type Ser/Thr phosphatase codes for the protein MKRVFSGLTDPGLVRSVNQDSYYLDPEGRFFIVADGMGGHAGGQEASRIATDEIRTYLDSHWERSSASPQILEAAILAANRAILQDQASHPERGDMGTTVVVVMFRESQSWCAHIGDSRLYRLRGAKLQQITEDHTWVSRALKAGEITPAQARIHPWRHILWKCLGREDIRHVDVQAFDVQGSDRLLLCSDGLTEELSDLLISHHLKTIRACDKAAATLVNAAKDKGGRDNITVVIVANLPPNSTDEDSE
- a CDS encoding AarF/ABC1/UbiB kinase family protein — encoded protein: MTTDVGRQYGSATRESDASSIKSYSDAAYRWNRKHYSRHRRFVDIWSFVLRLMAAQWLYKKKWSYPNGITEESQARRRRAIAIWIRETFLNLGPTFIKVGQLFSTRADLFPTEYVEELSKLQDKVPAFSYEQVESIIEEELGKPIPSLFSSFDPIPLAAASLGQVHRARLHSGEEVVVKVQRPGLKKLFTIDLAILKGIARYFQNHPDWGPGRDWMGIYEECCRILWEEIDYINEGRNADTFRRNFRGEDWVNVPRVYWRYSSPRVLTLEYLPGIKISHYEALETAGLDRKRLAQLGARAYLHQLLNNGFFHADPHPGNIAVSSDGSLIFYDFGMMGRVQTATREKLMQTFFGIAQKNASQVVDSLVALGALAPAEDMGPVRRSIQYMLDNFMDQPFETQSVAAISDDLYEIAYGQPFRFPATFTFVMRAFSTLEGVGKGLDPDFNFMEVAKPFAMQIMTNGSSSPNSSSGSLLNELGRQAAQVSTSALSLPRRIEDTLEKLEQGDIRMRVRATETDRILRRMSNVSLGTNYALLVAGFTLSATILLVNQYIWLAIVAAAAAVAAGVALIRLLIRLDRYEKMF